GCGGCTTCTACGCCGTCCTCGCCCTCCTGGAGTGCTGCAGCCTTCTCCCCCCCGCCCTGGACCCTGCGCGCGGCCTTACCTGCGACCCGGTCTACGCGGCCTACCTGGTGCTGGTGCGCGCCACCATCTTCTGCATCCTCGGCTACTTCGCGGATTACCTGGTGAACAGCCTGTACGCGAACCGGATCGAGATCGAGGATCTGAAGAAGCTCAACGAGCGGATCCTCACCCAGATCAACGGCGGTCTCATCACCACCGACGCCTCCGGCAGGATCATCTTCGCCAACGAGGGCGCCGAGGAGGTCCTGGGCTACACGCGCGCCGAGATGATCGGGAAGAGCTGGCACGCCTTCCTGGGCCGCACGGTCGGCGATTTCGACGACCGCTGGCTGGTCGAGGAGGCGAGGTCGTTCGCGCGCTGCGAGATATGGGTGGCGCGCAAGAACGGCACGGAGATCCCGGTCGGCTTCACCGTGTCGAGCCTCGTGGACGGGGACGGGACGCCGCTCGGGCTGCTCATCCTCTTCAGGGACCTGACGCAGATGCGCCAGCTGGAGGAACGGATGCGCCGGGCCGACCGCCTCTCCGCCGCCGGGGCCATCCTCGCCGGGGTCGCCCACGAGGTCCGCACGCCGCTCACCGCCATCCGCGGGGCGGTGGAGGTGCTCAAGGAGAGCGGGTTCGGAGACGGCGAGGGCGCCGCGATGGCGGAGATCATCATCAAGGAGTCGGACCGGCTCAACAGGATCATCAGCGATTTCCTGGTCTCCGGGGGCCCGGGCCGCGACTCCCGCGCCGTGGAGGATCTCGGCGCCATCGTCGACGAGGTGATCCGTGTCGAGAGGCAGACGCGGCAGGGGGGCGAGGGGCTCCGCGTCGTCAGGGACCGCGCCGAGAAGTCGGTGCGGGCGCGCGTCGACAGCGCGCAGATGAAGCAGGTCTTCATCAACCTCATCGACAACGCCCT
This window of the Chlamydiota bacterium genome carries:
- a CDS encoding PAS domain S-box protein, with protein sequence MKLARERTELLSRVKWFMLLRLILISVLMPVSAWVFGQGATPFFFVIGVLYCATLLYIVLLKTPVRLRTQAYGQFLFDAAVVTALLSFTGGINSNFVLLYVLVIVFASLILGRQAGMVLAVSSSGFYAVLALLECCSLLPPALDPARGLTCDPVYAAYLVLVRATIFCILGYFADYLVNSLYANRIEIEDLKKLNERILTQINGGLITTDASGRIIFANEGAEEVLGYTRAEMIGKSWHAFLGRTVGDFDDRWLVEEARSFARCEIWVARKNGTEIPVGFTVSSLVDGDGTPLGLLILFRDLTQMRQLEERMRRADRLSAAGAILAGVAHEVRTPLTAIRGAVEVLKESGFGDGEGAAMAEIIIKESDRLNRIISDFLVSGGPGRDSRAVEDLGAIVDEVIRVERQTRQGGEGLRVVRDRAEKSVRARVDSAQMKQVFINLIDNALDAASPRGEVTVGVERVPARPGETPAARVRVENTGPGMNAEGMARLFEPFYSTKRSGTGMGLFIAERIVRGHGGRLDAESREGRTVFTVTLPCEEDAGAGARGSAGPPPAAPPNSGG